TCTTGGTTTAGATTAGCCATTGAAAAAAAATCTGATAGGACATGGTAGGATAGATGCAAGGACTATAATTTCCCTAATTTATGGGTCTAGaatttatgatcactgtctcaaaATAACAGTTGAGTATCTAGAAATGAAATTCGGTCAAACAGAAGATGTGAATTTATTTGAGGTAGTATATTCTAGATTACAATCTGTTCTTGGAATCTTGCCAATGAGATCTTTGTGGCTTCTGGATACTAAATGCTAGAATTGTATCTTCATTTACCAAACCTGCATCATTTTGAATAATTCAAATGACCCTATAACCTTCTCTGTGATTGTGGGAAGTTTTTGTGACAGTTGACATCCAATTTAGAAATCTgtcagttttagaaaactgaCAAAAATTTGCGACAATGGGGATAGGGTTTATGAATGTAATGTAAGTTCTTACGTACTGTGGAGTGCAaatgaaaaatataaaaatattgtTGCTTTCAGTCTGCAATTGAAGATGTTTTCCAACATGTGTACCTGATGACACCAATAAATCTGTTCGATAATTCTGTTAGTAagcgtttttaaaaaaagttgggGAACTAGTTACTAAGATTTGGCTTGAATATCCTAGATGATGGTACAGAATACACAGGTCAGGTGAGTTAATTGGGGAGGTAATTATGTGATTATTTGTTTAGTTAACAGTGCAGTAAGATGAAGCAAGGTGTTAAGTTGACAGAGCTTTATTGTGGATGCAGGTGTGTGCATACACATTTCATTAGGAAGATAGAAATGTGAACTCTGCTTTTTTAAATTGTTCTGGCAGTAGGAACTAAAATTACAGATAGACGGGTCTGGAAAGCACCGTTTATAGGTTAGCAAAATGTGAAATTGTTGGGATTTATTTCCAGAGATAAAGAACTTGGAGTGAACGTGTAAATTTGCAGTTTTCACCTCTCAGGTCATGATTGACAAGCAGGAGGGATTGGAAAATTGATTCATACAAGGTCTGCCAGAACTGGAGAATAGACTGCTTGGTAAGGGACACGGGTTGGGTTCTGCCAAGTAGGTTTTAGGGACAATAATGGGAACGTATTATTTTAAGGTAAGTGGCATGTAATTTAGCAGATTTTGGAAAAACCTGGAAACATATTTGGACTGATAAATTGAAGGAATGCCGGTGGTATTATTACTGAAGTTGAAAACTTAATTTGGATTGCTTTTTGACTCTCTTGGCAGTTTGAAGTGGATGATTTCCGTCGGAAGAAAGAAATTACTACAAAGGGAACAGACTGTCCAAAGCCAGTGTTCCAGTTTCATCAAGCCAATTTCCCTTGTGAGTTTATCAAATGTGGTGTCACTTTCATTTCATCAGCTTATTTACAGTGAAATTGCCAGATTCTAATTTTGCAGCTTGTGAAAATAAGGAAGCAGCTCTTTCAGTGCAGTAGTCTATTGTACTAAATCATTTTGAATCCAGGTATTGTTGATTAGTGTTTACAATATCTCATTGATTATGTTAACAAAAATTACGGAAGGCTTTCTCAATTGAGTGTGAAATCTGGTTGACCTTGGCACCATTGCTTCAATTGAACACTTCCAGTCCTTTGCAAATTGAAGCTTCTTATAGATATTCCTGTAATCATATGTACCTTAATATTTGAATTGAGCGTCAGTGTATTCCATGACACGTGATTGCAGTGTAGTGGAAACACACTCCTTGTGCAATTTATTCAGCAAGTTGATGCTTCAGACTTAGAAAAAACCACCATACCATTTGTAAATGCTTTTATTAATGACTGCTGACAGTTGGTCAAGGTCAAAGTGCATCAGTAGAGGGCACGGAATAGCTTACATCTTCTCCCTTCTAGAAGCAGTTCGATGCTACTCCACTCTGTGCGAGGTCCCATTGATAATGTTAAAAGAATCTGTAGTTCTGAGGAAGAGATATACAGTTAAATACTTAGAAGGAATTGGATTATAGTGCTCTTCGGtcattttaccttaagctttctgGTCAGGATCTGCTATCATGGGAGTATATATCTAAAAACAATGTTTTCAGTATAATTTCACATTACTATCTGACTACATTTTGTCCAGTGTGTTGGGAATTCTGTAGCACTAATTATAGTTGAACAGAAATGTTTTACTTGATCTAGATGTATTTTGTGTGCGCGCTACATTCCTTATCAGGTCACTCctgtaatttatataaattacctGTTACCTCTGATGTAGAGTTATCAACCTGAAATATAAGCTCTGTTTCTCTTCATAGAAAGCGTCCGAACCGAATATTTCCAGTGTTTTGCTTCATTTTAGATGTCTTgcagtttttttgtaatttgctgTTAAATGAAGGATTAGAGTGCATGCTTTCACTATGATGCAGCATGTTGTATAACATCAGTAACTGCACTGAGCACATTTTAGTCCAGACTGTCTGGTAGTAGACTTGTTACCTGAGAACAGAAGATGGGGTACGAATGGAGAAAAGCAAAATCTCCAATACAAAGCTCTTGTCAGAGTGCAAACCTTCTTTGATTTGCATTATGATGGAGTGTTATGTTACATCAGCCTGGCCACAGCATTTTTCTGCTCTGGTATTGGCTAATTGGTTTACTGTACTATATTCTAGATCTTTTTTAAAGTGTCTAGCATTAATATTTTGCTACTTTTCCTAGCCTATGTGATGGATGTTCTGTGTTCGCTGAATTTTGTGGAGCCGACGCCAATACAGTGCCAAGGCTTTCCGGTAGCACTTAGTGGGCGTGATATGGTTGGAATTGCACAGACTGGATCTGGCAAAACTCTAGCTGTACGTACTTTTATTTTCATACCACTCGAGCAAGCAACGCTTGAATATGGTTTTTGTTACGGTAACGTGCAAAGGGGTCTGCGGGTTTGAATCCTTCAATATCAATAGCTGCATTTTTCTCATTGATGCCACAGAAATGTAGAGCACCACAGTCAGTAATGTTATGGCCCACCATATTCTTGTCACAGCTGCAGGCAAGCTGAGGTTCAATACTCGGTCAGTGCAGACTGCCAAAAGGCATATTGGGAACAGCATCAGGGATGCCAAGAAAATTAAGTGCCAGTGTTGTGAAAACTACAGATGCTCTGAATAGGAAATGCAGGATGTAGTATTTCAGGGATAATGATTCAACAACCCAGATCAAATTAATCCTCAACTGTCCTGTCACATTCACATTTAGTCAAAAGTGGTGAGAACTCATGAGTGTTAATGTTAAAGCAAAAAGTATTCACAATCATGATCATCCACTAACATTGAATGAATGATTATGAAGCCAGTCTCAATCTGAAACCATTTATTATTTGATATTCAATatcatttaatgtcatttctagtacactagtgtaaaggagaacaaaataattgttagtccggatctgatgcagcacaaaaaaagacAATAATATAAGGGTATAAGGGACACCATGATCATTTTTTTAAACTAAAAATACAGTAAATACgataccgtgcaaaagtcttgggcacatatatagctggggtgcctaaattttttgcacagtactgtagtaattttatgtattgcattgtattgctgccacagaaaaaaacaaatttcatgacttatgtaaatgatgataaacttgattccgaTGTGGGTCTCTTGTGGacggagagtgggaagggggtagggaggTTGGGGGGGGTGGAATATCATGATTGGGCAggggtgggaagcaccagagagacattctgtaaaatcaaatgaccttacctggtgtctcagggctatatgtatatgtgcctgagacttctACACATTATTGAATACATACAGAAGATAGCAGTTATATATTTATGAATTATATGTCCATAAATTGACATTAAGCAAAGGagtggctgtacataaggtgactaacAAAAGATGATAAAGTAGagatggttgggggtgtggagagatgggttagtgggtggagggcttgatcagccttactgccttGGGAAAGTAACTTTTTGAGTCCGATAGTCCTGGTTGGATGCtatatagcctcctccctgatgaaacATCTGAGCGCCCTAAGGGATGGATTTTCTGTAAAGACTGTGGGAAAAGATAATGTCCCAACTATAGAGCTAGACTTCACTGCAGAACTAGGCATGCTTTTAGCTGAAATGTTCCAGTGCAGTTATAATTGTGACATCTACCGAACAATGCAGAAAGTTGCCCCGGTATTTGTTTGGTAATTAGCCAGATTGGATTGCAATGTGTTCTACACTCAGTCATTAGCAGAGTGTTGGGAGGTGAATTTCAGAGCTGGGAGTGACTACTAACAACAAGAAGGCAGAATTTCAAGTGGCATCAAGGGGCCATGGTTAAACTTGTGTGGGCACAAGCTGTGCAGCCTTCCACAAAATGCACTCCAATTACTTGGCTGGGTGGCTCTGACAGCATCTTCCAAATTCACGACCTCCAAGAGCAGCAGGCACATTGTATTTCACATATATTGGTTAGTTTGAATATATAGAAGATTTAGTTTATGTGGCATTACAAATTTAATTTTTGATAGTTTTAATAGGAGTTGAATCATCTTGTAAGTAAATATATTAAATGATTAATTTGTGACTGAGGATTTCTTTATTTCCCAGTATTTATTGCCAGCCATCGTACACATTAACCACCAGCCATTCCTCGAGCGAGGTGACGGCCCCATTGTGAGTTCTTTAATTTAGACTTTTACATTACGTGTATCTTTGTTAATCTTTGTTAAATTGCTTGTTTTCTGTGGTAGTTTTATAGTTGGGAGTAAGTTCACCAAATTATGATATTTAAAAGATGCCTTAAATGTATATTGCCCTATATAAGAGCAATCTAAACAGAACTTGTAAGGAACTTGGAAACCTTAAAGACCCAACATTCAGTGGGCAACCTAGTATTAAGAGCCCTGAGCTCACCAGCTTCATCTGTTGGGTTGTGAATTTCCTGTACAGGAATTGGAGAAACTAGAGCGCTcgtactggaatctggaacaaaaaaaatgaactgctggaaaacaatcttTCTTTCCACCTGCTATTTCTACAAATGCTATCTGGCTTGCTAATTATTCTCAGCAGTTTAAGCATTTCAATTACTAACTCAATATCTAGCCTGTTTGAAACTTGGATACCAAGGGAGATACAGTATTATGAAATAGAATTGCATGACCAGTTTCTTTTCCCATAACTGGGTATTGAGAGTCTTTCTGTGTTTCTCCTTCTACAGTGCTTGGTGTTGGCACCTACACGAGAGCTGGCACAGCAGGTGCAGCTGGTTGCTGAAGACTATGGAAAATCTTCCCGAATAAAGAGTACCTGTATTTATGGTGGTGCCCCTAAAGGCCCTCAGATCCGGGACCTGGAGAGAGGTATGTGGGACAATGACAGGCTGTATTTTTTGTTTCACAGGATTACGGCTGTGCAGATTCTGGGCCCTCTTGTATATGTTGATCTTACTCTGAAGCTCTGGTTGCTTGTGTAATTTCAGGCCATCCTGGTCCATCATTGAGCTTATTTTAAAAGAGTAACAAAAAGTATTGTTGAGAGCAGTGCAGTTGATATGGTCAACATGGGCTTAAATACCAGTTaccatgatagatagatagatactttattcatccccatggggaaattcaactttttttttccaatgtcccatacacttgttgtagcaaaactaattacatacaatacttaactcagtgaaaaatatgatatgcatctaaatcactgtctcaaaaagcattaataatagcttttaaaaagttcttaagtcctggcggttgaattgtaaagcctaatggcattggggagtattgacctcttcatcctgtctgaggagtgttGAAGAGTGGTCCTAAAAGTTGGAGCCCAGGGAACCCATGGAAAGTtggaaaattaatttaaaattggCTTGGCAGTAGGGGACAGGATGATGGTAGAAGTGTGCTTTTATGATTGGAAGCCTTTAATTAATGTGTGTATACCGTAGCGATTGCTGTTTATACAAACTATTCAGATATGAGTGCAGGAAGGTACaattacaagtttgcagatgatgcagttAATTGTGTTGTTGATGTTAAGGAGCATGATTTTGGACAAACCACAACCTTGATGAGTTGGTAAGATATTAACAGcagtggctgatggaatttaatcgCGATAAATATGAGACTGTTCATTTTTGCAGACTGGCTGGGTAGCATATacacagtgtgatggggttttcaGAGTATTGAGGTTGATGTAGATATACAAGTCCAAGAATACTTTTAAGGGGCAGCACAATTAtgtaaggtggtgaagaaggtccATTTGATGCTGTTCTTTCACCTGAGCATTGAATGTAATAGCAGTGTGATTAATGATACAACTTTATAACTGATTGATTAGATTGCCTCTGGAGCAGAGTATCACCAAAGTAGCAGAAGAACATGATTGTAGTTGGAGAAGAAATTCACTAGGATGTTGCTTAAGATGGATCATTTGCATTCTGTTGTAATTTTGCCTTGTTCTAGGAGTGGAAGTCTGTATTGCAACACCAGGCCGTTTGATTGACTTTCTGGAAGCTGGAAAGACTAATCTCCGTCGTTGCACTTACCTGGTACTCGATGAGGCTGATCGTATGTTGGATATGGGCTTTGAGCCTCAGATTCGAAAAATTGTGGAGCAGATTCGGGTAGGATTTCCCTTTCTTATAACAATTACTATTATATAACTTGAACCCAAATAGAATTCCTCATTCTATCACAATGGAAAGTAATGCCAAAGTAATTTCAGGGGACTTGAAATTATGGGAGATCATAATTGGTGACATGGTTTCATGGTGGAGACCAAAAAACTGTCTTTGTTTCTTTTAGCCGGACAGACAGACTCTGATGTGGAGTGCCACTTGGCCAAAAGAGGTCAGGCAACTAGCTGAGGACTTCTTACGGGATTACATCCAGATCAATGTTGGAGCCCTGGAGCTGAGTGCCAACCACAACATCCTTCAGATTGTTGATGTATGTCAGGAGACGGAGAAGGATCTGAAGTGAGTTGTAATCTTTTTTTATAATTTATCTTGCTGAAGTTGAGTTTTGTGGTATGTAAAGACTGTGATGTTTGAATTTGTGTTTAATTGTAGATTGCTCCATCTGCTGGAAGAAATCATggcagagaaagaaaataaaacaatcatCTTTGTAGAAACCAAACGTCGCTGTGATGACTTGACCCGCAGGATGAGAAGGGATGGGTACGCTTTAGCCATCATGAACTCAGAGCTGGAACAATTAGCTTATAAATGTTAAGAATCTAGATTTCTTGT
This region of Hemitrygon akajei chromosome 31, sHemAka1.3, whole genome shotgun sequence genomic DNA includes:
- the LOC140719320 gene encoding probable ATP-dependent RNA helicase DDX17 isoform X2; the encoded protein is MRGFGGDRDRGRDRGSNGPRFGGGSSLGKKFGQPGERLRKKKWDMDELPKFEKNFYVEHPEVVRLTPFEVDDFRRKKEITTKGTDCPKPVFQFHQANFPSYVMDVLCSLNFVEPTPIQCQGFPVALSGRDMVGIAQTGSGKTLAYLLPAIVHINHQPFLERGDGPICLVLAPTRELAQQVQLVAEDYGKSSRIKSTCIYGGAPKGPQIRDLERGVEVCIATPGRLIDFLEAGKTNLRRCTYLVLDEADRMLDMGFEPQIRKIVEQIRPDRQTLMWSATWPKEVRQLAEDFLRDYIQINVGALELSANHNILQIVDVCQETEKDLKLLHLLEEIMAEKENKTIIFVETKRRCDDLTRRMRRDGWPAMCIHGDKSQPERDWVLNEFRSGKAPILIATDVASRGLGTGLRQGLGMTKRAPRGRGDIHLPPLT